In Thermoanaerobaculia bacterium, the genomic stretch AGCGTTTGGGTGGTCGCTTCCTCGTCGTCTCTGCTGGCTTCCACGAGAAGAACCGACAGTTGACGGGACGATCGCTCCACGATCTCTCACTGTTCCCGGAGCGTCCAGGACGACGCGGCGACGCCGGTGTCGGACGACCGAAATGAGACCCCGTACACCGCCGTTGAGGGTTGCTCCAAAAATTTGAACATCTTCCGAACGACCGGATGAACAACTTACCTTGCACATTATAGCCTCTTGTGTCGTTCGTAGCTTCGGAGCAAGTGTGTGTCCCAAGCGCAGCTCTTTCACATTGAGAAGCACGCCGGATACCCCAATTCCGACGGCGAGCGAGATCGAAAATGGGTTTTAGATTCAACGACTTGCCAGATCCAGGCGCGTCGGCTTTCCGCCGGACGGTTCTGAGTTCTGGAATTCGGCCATTTTCAATCGTACCAGGAGCGCTCGAGCGGCGAGGAGCCGGGTCGGTGCGGCGCCGACACGTCGGCAGGCGCGAGCCGCGCACCGGATGCGAGCCCGTTATCGCCCGCGCGGGCTCACTCCGAACGCGTACCACCAACCCGTCACCGCCGACTTCTCGTAGAGCATCGTCCGCGGCTGGCCGCGGAACGTGTAGGAGACGGTGCCCCGGTCGCCCGACAGGATCTGCCGGAACGCCGCCCGCATCTTCTCGTCGCCGAGAGCCATTGGATCGGTGAAGATCATCGACGGGTCGGAATGGATCGCGCCCCGCGGTCCGGCGTCGATCGCGAAGAACACCTCGCCCGGCGCCAGGCCCCCCATCTCGCGGCGGACGGTCTCGCCGAGCTTGTCGAGATAGACGGAGGCCCCGAGCGCCCCGACGACCCTGTCGCTTGCGCCGCGTATCGGGACGGCCACGATCGCCGTGTTACGGCTCGTCGACTTGCTGACGACCAGATCGCCCAGCACGGACTTGCCCGCGAGCAGCCGGGGAAAGTAGGCGCGATCGGAGATGTTGCCCTCGGCACGGCCGAGCGGGGCGGTCCAGTACTCGCCGTCCGGGAGGGCGAACCAGAGGACGGCCGGGACGACCATCTTCCCCGCTTCGGTGAGCGGGGCGCGGATCCGCTCCCAGTCGGCGGCGCGGGCGCGGTCGGTCGCGGCGAGGAGCCGCAGGACGTCGGAGATCTTCTGCAGGTGCCCGTCGGCGAGCGCCATGAAGGAATGCAGCGCCACGTCGCCGCCGACGGTGAAGGGCGCGGGGGCGGGCTCCCCGGACCGGGAAGGGGAGCCGACCGCCGGGGGAACGCCGCAGACGGCGGCGAGAAGAACGATGGTCGCGAACCGGAAAATCCTGCGCATGTCGACCTCCCTGACGCCCGGAAGCGTACCGCGGCGGACCGGCGGGGAGAAGGTGAGTATGGATCAGCCCGGCCCGGGGCGCGCTCGCTCGGCGGCTGTCGGACCGAAGCGGGCGGAACGTGAAACCGGCGATGCGGCGCGCCGACCCTACTTCGGCGAGGAGAGATAGTCGCGCACGCAGCGCTTGACGGCCGGAGAGAAGTCGCCGGCGAGGACCCAGTCGAAGAATCCCGGGTCCTCGGCGCGGACCTGGTCGAAAGACTTTCCGTGATGCTTCTTGCCGAAGTTGACGTAGACCACGCCCTCGCGGGCGACGAGCTTTCCCTCCGGGTCGACCCGGCGGCCGCGGGGAGGCGGGTAGCGGGCCGCCACGGCCTCGGGAGTCCGGGGCATCTGCGGGTACCGTCCGAGCTGGCCCGCGATGACGAGCGCCGTCGCTTCCGCGTCCGCGAGCGCGCTGTGGGCGTTCTCGTGCGCGTGGCCGACGTAGAGGCGCATGGCGTCGGCGAGCGTCCGCGACTCTTCCTTGTGGAAGACGAGCTGCGCGTCGATGATCGAGACGCCCTTCACGTCGAGGTCGATTCCGGCGCGGGCGAGCTCGATCTGGAGGATCGGCAGGTCGAATCCCTCGATGTTGTAGCCGGCGAGGTCGCAGCCGGAGAGGAAATCGACGATCTCGCGTGCGATCGCAGAGAAGGGGGCGAGCCCCGCGACGTCGGCGTCGGAGATGCCGTGGATCCGCGTCGACTCGGGAGGGATCGGGACGGTCGGGTGGATGCGCCGGTGGAGGACGTCGCGCCGGCCGTCCGGGTGGATCTTCACGAACGCGACTTCGACGATGCGGTCGCGCGCCGGGTACGTTCCGGTCGTCTCGGTGTCGAGGACGACGAGGGGGCGGGTCAGCGTCAGCAATTCGTGCAGCACCCGGGCATTCTACGGCGGGGAGTGCGAGGACCGCGCCGCCCGAGCCAAACGCATCTCTTCCTGAATCAAATGCATCTGTTAGCCGCGGGGATCCCTGCCTAGAGTGTCTTCAGGACGGCCGCATGAAATCGATTCTCATCGTAGAAGACGACACCGACGTCCGGGAAGGGCTGCAGAACCTCCTCACCGCGGCGGGCATTCCGCACGACGCGGCGAGCGACGGCTGCGAAGCTCTCGAGAAGCTCATGGAGGGGCCCAGCCCGGGAGCCGTCGTGCTCGACCTGATGATGCCCGTGATGGACGGTTTCCGCTTCCTCACCGCCCGCAAACTCGACCGGCGCATCGCGGCAATCCCGGTCATCGTCCTGACCGCCGTGCCTGACGTCCTCTTCGACCGGGCGGATTTGAACGTCCACGAGATCATTCCCAAGCCCTGCGATCCGGAACGTCTGGTCGAAACCCTCCGGCGGTACGCCGAGAATTCCTCGAACTGATTCGCGAAGCGATCCGTCGCGGCGCCGAGTCGGGGGCCGGCTAACGGAGCGGCTTCACCTCCGCCGGAGCGGGACGGCGCGCCGGCAGGACGCGTGCGCGCCGCGAGCCGGCGGAAGTCCACCCGAAGACGAGCGCCGAGGCGTCGACCGAGCCGAGGCCGGTCGCGAGGTCGTACCCGGTTCCGGCGGAGAACCCGGAGACGCCCGGGACGCTGTTGTTTCCCGACACGACGTCGTGGAACGCGCGGCCCGTCGCGCCCGTGAACTGGGCGGACGCCATCCGGTAGAAGACGGGATTCGCGTTTCCCTGGGGAGCCCCCTGCTGCGACTGGACGACCAGAGCCATGAGGCCCGCAAACGCGACCGTCGAGGCCGAGGTGCCGTTGACGACGTAGACCGTCCCGTCGTTCGGATCGTATTTCTGGAAGACGACGTAGCCGTCGTGAGCGCCCGCGTTCAGCGACACGTCGGGCGTGTCGCGGCGCCCGTCGTCCGGCACGCCCGGAGCGCGCTGCCAAGAGGGTTTCGCGTGGATCGCGCTCGGCCCGCCTCCCGTCGCGAGGAGGCCCGACCCGCCGGGGACCGCGGCGCTCTCGTTCCAGACGATTTCGGGGACGTACGACATCAGCGACTCGTGCGTGGACGGGTCCTCGGCGGCCGACCACCAGCGCGCTGCGTCTGCGGTGTCGTCGAGCTGCGTTCCGCCGACGCAGACGTTGAAGGCAGTCGAGCACAGGCCCGAGACGGCGCGGACCGTGCCCCGGCTCGCCGTCGCGTCGTCGCATCCCGCGGCGCCGCTGTCGCCGGAGGGGACGAAGACGGTGATCCCCTCGGCCGCCGCCTGCTGCCAGAGACCTTCGTAGAAGTCGTTGCCCGAGTCGAGGTCGCGCTCGCACAAGCCGAAGCTCGACGAGAGGATCGGCGCGACGTCGTGGTCGACCGCGTACTGGGCCGAAAGGTCGGCGGCGTCGGACGCCGACGTCGATTTCGAGATGACGAACTTGATCGTCGCGCGCGGGGCCACGGCGCCCGCCCATTCCACGTCGAGGTCGGCCTCGCTTTCCTCGAGCTGCCCGTCGTTGGATCCGTTGTCGCCGAGGTTGCCCGGGTCCGCGCCGTTGTGGACGAAGACCGGGTCGTTGGCGGGCAGACCGAAGAACGACCGGAAGCTCTGGACGTCGGAGAGCCGGATGTCGGTGCGCCCGACGACCGCGATCGAGACGCCGGTCCCGTCGATGCCGTTGCGGTAGAGCGGCGCGACGTTGTAGAGCACCGCGAAATCCGCCGGACCGAGGCCGTGGTCGCCTCCCTGGAAGTTCACCGCGGGGAGCCGCGCCGCGGCGCGGCGGGCGAGTCGCGCGTGCCGGCGCGGAAAGTCGTTGAGAGTGAGGACTCCGCGCACGACGGCCGCGAGGGCGCGCGGGATCGTCGGAGGAGCGACGTTCGCGTGCCGGAGGCGCCCGCCGGCCTCGAACTCGTGGATCGGCGATCCGAACGCCTCCTCCACCTGCCCAGCCGTGCCGCTGAAATGAATCCACTGGCGGCCCGCCGCGATCTCGTCGACGGCGAATCCGTGCGCCTGAAGCCAGTCGAGAACGGCGCCGATCGCCTCGTCGGAGGCGCCGAATCGCTTTCCGAACTCCTCCGGCGTCAGCCAGCGGTGATAGTCGGGCGACGCGGGATCCTGCTGTGCCTCGAGAAGCCGCTCGAGATCGCCCGCCGCCTCGCGGCGAGGAAGAAGGGCGAGCGTGATCCGCTCGAGCGGGAGATCGGCGGGAGCCGGCCCGAGGTCCGGGTGGAGACGGGCGGCCTCCGGGACGGTCCCGGCGGCCACGCGGTCGCCTTCGTCGATCGTGATGCGCGCCGCCGCCGCGGTGCCGGCCACGAGCGAAACGAGGAGCGCGAAAAGGAGGTTCCGTCTGAAAAGTGCCATTCGGCGCGAGGGCTGCGAATAGCGTGCCCGATCCGCGCTCCGTCGGGCTCCAGCTTCCGGAGTTCCGCCCCAAACGTGCGGCTTGCCGTCAGATCGGGCGTTGCCATGAGGCCGGGATACCGAAG encodes the following:
- a CDS encoding 3'-5' exonuclease → MLHELLTLTRPLVVLDTETTGTYPARDRIVEVAFVKIHPDGRRDVLHRRIHPTVPIPPESTRIHGISDADVAGLAPFSAIAREIVDFLSGCDLAGYNIEGFDLPILQIELARAGIDLDVKGVSIIDAQLVFHKEESRTLADAMRLYVGHAHENAHSALADAEATALVIAGQLGRYPQMPRTPEAVAARYPPPRGRRVDPEGKLVAREGVVYVNFGKKHHGKSFDQVRAEDPGFFDWVLAGDFSPAVKRCVRDYLSSPK
- a CDS encoding response regulator produces the protein MKSILIVEDDTDVREGLQNLLTAAGIPHDAASDGCEALEKLMEGPSPGAVVLDLMMPVMDGFRFLTARKLDRRIAAIPVIVLTAVPDVLFDRADLNVHEIIPKPCDPERLVETLRRYAENSSN
- a CDS encoding S53 family peptidase, which translates into the protein MALFRRNLLFALLVSLVAGTAAAARITIDEGDRVAAGTVPEAARLHPDLGPAPADLPLERITLALLPRREAAGDLERLLEAQQDPASPDYHRWLTPEEFGKRFGASDEAIGAVLDWLQAHGFAVDEIAAGRQWIHFSGTAGQVEEAFGSPIHEFEAGGRLRHANVAPPTIPRALAAVVRGVLTLNDFPRRHARLARRAAARLPAVNFQGGDHGLGPADFAVLYNVAPLYRNGIDGTGVSIAVVGRTDIRLSDVQSFRSFFGLPANDPVFVHNGADPGNLGDNGSNDGQLEESEADLDVEWAGAVAPRATIKFVISKSTSASDAADLSAQYAVDHDVAPILSSSFGLCERDLDSGNDFYEGLWQQAAAEGITVFVPSGDSGAAGCDDATASRGTVRAVSGLCSTAFNVCVGGTQLDDTADAARWWSAAEDPSTHESLMSYVPEIVWNESAAVPGGSGLLATGGGPSAIHAKPSWQRAPGVPDDGRRDTPDVSLNAGAHDGYVVFQKYDPNDGTVYVVNGTSASTVAFAGLMALVVQSQQGAPQGNANPVFYRMASAQFTGATGRAFHDVVSGNNSVPGVSGFSAGTGYDLATGLGSVDASALVFGWTSAGSRRARVLPARRPAPAEVKPLR